One genomic window of Micromonospora sp. WMMD1128 includes the following:
- a CDS encoding protein kinase family protein codes for MPSSTGPSIDTITEGGRVTQVGEGQEAEETSPAVVTLGAPTVGELLAERYELVEHINNDSAGRLVWRGVDVVLRRPVAVVLRYPGGDSATEMLQAAVAASRVIHPNLVGVYDAIDEDDRAYVVREWVDGQSLREMVAADGPLDPARATAIGNAVASALAAVHATGMVHGNLHPGTVMISDDGRVVLADARTDGADSQENDLRAVGGVLYFALTGHWPHGEAPLHGATAGHGRAALPDAVRDAGGGIAAPRQVRAGVPAYLDDLTMDLLDPEIAPPSSDVLSAELSRLDIPADEQFLEQAGPLRFTAEPGEEPSPLAAAGGRKVALGIAGLLAVALVGLLVGISVLGGGDSDKEPVGQPSSSAPAEGGNSEPATPSARKLVIQDVRIIDPDSSKRDELNDVEKVIDGDSDKGWETDTYTAAKFGNFKKGMGVWVDLGAPRTVKSLQATLSTSGASAELRAGAKDFPSTSQGDKDLVAAYSTVIGQPFEDSGTTMIFNGFDPAQKYQYLLLWITELPKKDDGSGWKVGVQEITVQGS; via the coding sequence ATGCCCAGCAGCACGGGTCCATCGATCGACACGATCACCGAGGGAGGACGGGTGACCCAGGTCGGCGAGGGTCAGGAAGCGGAGGAGACCTCTCCCGCGGTCGTGACCCTCGGTGCTCCCACCGTCGGTGAGCTGCTCGCCGAGCGCTACGAGCTGGTCGAGCACATCAACAACGACAGTGCCGGCCGGCTGGTCTGGCGCGGGGTCGACGTGGTGCTGCGCCGTCCCGTCGCGGTGGTCCTCCGCTACCCGGGCGGTGACTCCGCCACCGAGATGCTCCAGGCCGCCGTCGCGGCGAGCCGGGTCATCCACCCCAACCTGGTCGGCGTCTACGACGCGATCGACGAGGACGACCGGGCGTACGTGGTCCGCGAGTGGGTGGACGGCCAGTCGCTGCGCGAGATGGTGGCCGCCGACGGCCCGCTGGACCCGGCCCGCGCGACCGCGATCGGCAACGCCGTCGCCAGCGCGCTCGCCGCGGTGCACGCCACCGGCATGGTGCACGGCAACCTCCACCCCGGCACCGTCATGATCAGCGACGACGGCCGGGTGGTGCTGGCCGACGCACGCACCGACGGGGCGGACAGCCAGGAGAACGACCTGCGGGCCGTGGGCGGGGTGCTCTACTTCGCCCTGACCGGCCACTGGCCGCACGGCGAGGCGCCGTTGCACGGCGCCACCGCGGGCCACGGCCGGGCCGCTCTCCCCGACGCGGTCCGGGACGCCGGCGGTGGCATCGCCGCGCCGCGGCAGGTGCGCGCCGGCGTGCCCGCGTACCTCGACGACCTCACCATGGACCTGCTCGACCCGGAGATCGCCCCGCCCTCGTCGGACGTGCTGTCGGCGGAGCTGAGCCGGCTGGACATCCCGGCCGACGAGCAGTTCCTGGAGCAGGCCGGTCCGCTGCGTTTCACGGCCGAACCCGGCGAGGAGCCGTCGCCGCTGGCCGCCGCCGGTGGCCGCAAGGTCGCGCTGGGCATCGCCGGCCTGCTGGCGGTGGCCCTGGTCGGGCTGCTGGTCGGCATCAGCGTGCTCGGTGGTGGCGACAGTGACAAGGAGCCGGTGGGCCAGCCGTCCAGCAGCGCTCCCGCCGAAGGCGGCAACAGCGAGCCCGCGACGCCGTCCGCCCGCAAGCTCGTCATCCAGGACGTCCGGATCATCGACCCGGACAGCAGCAAACGGGACGAGCTGAACGACGTCGAGAAGGTGATCGACGGCGACTCCGACAAGGGCTGGGAGACCGACACCTACACGGCGGCCAAGTTCGGCAACTTCAAGAAGGGCATGGGCGTCTGGGTTGACCTGGGCGCGCCCCGCACGGTCAAGTCGCTCCAGGCCACCCTGTCGACCTCCGGCGCCTCGGCCGAGCTACGCGCCGGCGCCAAGGACTTCCCGTCCACCTCGCAGGGCGACAAGGACCTCGTCGCGGCCTACTCCACCGTGATCGGGCAGCCGTTCGAGGACTCCGGCACCACCATGATCTTCAACGGGTTCGACCCGGCCCAGAAATACCAGTACCTCCTCCTCTGGATCACCGAGCTGCCGAAGAAGGACGACGGCAGCGGCTGGAAGGTAGGGGTCCAGGAGATCACGGTCCAGGGCTCGTGA
- the trxA gene encoding thioredoxin, producing MGATKAVTDASFAADVLKSDKPVLVDFWAEWCGPCRKVSPLLEEIAGEMSDQVTIVKLNIDENPETARTYRVMSVPTLTIFKDGEPVQSIAGAKPKGELVKLIESAL from the coding sequence GTGGGAGCAACCAAGGCGGTCACGGACGCGAGCTTCGCGGCCGACGTGCTGAAGTCCGACAAGCCGGTTCTGGTCGACTTCTGGGCGGAATGGTGCGGTCCGTGCCGCAAGGTCTCGCCGTTGCTGGAGGAGATCGCGGGCGAGATGAGTGACCAGGTCACCATCGTCAAGCTCAACATCGACGAGAACCCCGAGACGGCCCGCACCTACCGGGTGATGTCCGTGCCGACGCTCACCATCTTCAAGGACGGTGAGCCGGTGCAGTCGATCGCCGGCGCCAAGCCGAAGGGTGAGCTGGTCAAGCTCATCGAGTCGGCGCTCTGA
- a CDS encoding N-acetylmuramoyl-L-alanine amidase, translating to MRPIRPGDRGPAVAEVRTVLAGLELLPADGRADAYDAETERAVRAFQQSRGLSVDGRVGAETWRALDAARWRFGARALYHAVPEPLTGEDVRSLQERLLEMGYDVGRADAIYGLRTSRAVAQFQREMGLKPDGACGPHTVNALRRLGRKVVGGRPQWLRESDAIRQAGPTLVGRTVVIDPGHGGTDPGVVVPDGALRWSEADLVHDLASRLEGRLAAAGVRVQLTRGPAPRTCLPDADRAQLANSLGADVFISLHTDGHANPEADGVATYHYGTDNGVTSATGERLAGLVQREIVARTGLRDCRTHAKAWDLLRLTRMPAVRVEVGYLTSPDDRSRLVDPRFRDRVVEAIVAGVQRMYLPIERDVPTGSIDVSELRAAVAAGTVVD from the coding sequence GTGCGTCCGATCCGACCCGGTGACCGAGGCCCCGCGGTGGCCGAGGTCCGCACCGTCCTCGCCGGCCTGGAACTCCTCCCCGCGGACGGCCGGGCCGACGCCTACGACGCCGAGACGGAACGCGCGGTCCGCGCCTTCCAGCAGTCCCGCGGCCTCAGCGTCGACGGGCGCGTCGGCGCGGAGACCTGGCGGGCGCTCGACGCGGCCCGCTGGCGGTTCGGCGCCCGCGCCCTCTACCACGCCGTGCCCGAGCCGCTCACCGGCGAGGACGTCCGGTCCCTCCAGGAACGCCTGCTGGAAATGGGGTACGACGTGGGCCGCGCCGACGCCATCTACGGCCTGCGCACCTCCCGCGCGGTGGCCCAGTTCCAGCGCGAGATGGGCCTGAAACCGGACGGCGCGTGCGGCCCGCACACCGTCAACGCGCTGCGCCGCCTCGGCCGCAAGGTGGTCGGCGGCCGGCCGCAGTGGCTCCGCGAGTCCGACGCCATCCGCCAGGCCGGACCGACGCTCGTCGGCCGGACCGTGGTGATCGACCCGGGCCACGGCGGCACCGACCCCGGCGTGGTGGTGCCCGACGGGGCGCTGCGCTGGAGCGAGGCCGACCTCGTGCACGACCTGGCCAGCCGACTGGAGGGCCGGCTCGCGGCGGCCGGCGTACGGGTGCAGCTGACCCGGGGGCCCGCGCCCCGGACCTGCCTGCCGGACGCGGACCGCGCCCAACTCGCCAACTCGCTCGGCGCCGACGTGTTCATCTCCCTGCACACCGACGGGCACGCCAACCCGGAGGCCGACGGGGTCGCCACCTACCACTACGGCACCGACAACGGCGTCACCTCGGCCACCGGGGAACGCCTGGCCGGGCTGGTGCAGCGGGAAATCGTGGCCCGCACCGGGCTGCGCGACTGCCGCACCCACGCCAAGGCGTGGGACCTGCTCCGGCTCACCCGGATGCCGGCGGTCCGCGTCGAGGTGGGTTACCTGACCTCACCGGACGACCGGAGCCGGCTCGTCGACCCCCGGTTCCGGGACCGGGTCGTCGAGGCCATCGTGGCCGGGGTGCAGCGGATGTACCTGCCGATCGAGCGGGACGTGCCGACCGGCTCGATCGACGTGAGCGAGCTGCGGGCGGCCGTGGCCGCCGGCACCGTGGTCGACTGA
- a CDS encoding PLP-dependent aminotransferase family protein, whose protein sequence is MTGTTLDDYTDRYARRVRGMTASEIRALFAVASRPEVVSLAGGAPYIAALPLDAVGEMLGRLGAEHGTTTLQYGIGQGTLELRERICEVMSLSGIDASCGASPEDVVVTVGGQQALDLVARLFLDPGDVVLAEGPTYVGALGVFQAAQAQVAHVPMDDEGLIPEALEVAIADLARAGRRVKFLYTIPTYQNPTGVTLSEERRERVLDICERAGLLVVEDDPYGQLGFEGEAPAPLRARRRDGVFYLGTFSKTFAPGLRVGWILAPHAVRDKLVIASEAQILCPSGFAQAAVSTYLGTMPWREQLKIYREVYRERRDALLDAMADLMPSGTTWTTPGGGLFVWATLPDGLDAKAMMPRAVAARVAYVPGTGFYADGTGTGNMRLNFSFPPPERIREGVRRLSGVMEQEIAMRKVFGAVAGTGPRRRQGGSDAPGPDLA, encoded by the coding sequence ATGACCGGCACGACGCTCGACGACTACACCGACCGGTACGCACGGCGCGTCCGGGGGATGACCGCCTCCGAGATCCGGGCCCTGTTCGCCGTCGCCAGCCGGCCGGAAGTCGTCTCCCTCGCCGGCGGCGCCCCCTACATCGCCGCGCTGCCGCTCGACGCGGTGGGCGAGATGCTCGGTCGGCTCGGCGCCGAACACGGCACCACCACCCTCCAGTACGGCATCGGTCAGGGCACCCTCGAGCTGCGCGAGCGGATCTGCGAGGTGATGTCCCTCTCCGGAATCGACGCGTCCTGCGGCGCCTCCCCGGAGGACGTGGTGGTGACCGTCGGCGGCCAGCAGGCGCTCGACCTGGTCGCCCGGCTCTTCCTCGACCCGGGCGACGTGGTGCTCGCCGAGGGCCCGACGTACGTCGGCGCGCTCGGGGTGTTCCAGGCCGCCCAGGCCCAGGTGGCACACGTGCCGATGGACGACGAGGGCCTCATCCCGGAGGCACTTGAGGTGGCCATCGCCGACCTGGCCCGCGCCGGCCGGCGGGTGAAGTTCCTCTACACCATCCCGACCTACCAGAACCCCACCGGCGTGACGTTGAGCGAGGAGCGGCGGGAACGGGTGCTCGACATCTGCGAACGCGCCGGCCTGCTCGTGGTGGAGGACGACCCGTACGGTCAGCTCGGATTCGAGGGCGAGGCGCCCGCGCCGCTGCGGGCCCGGCGGCGCGACGGCGTCTTCTACCTGGGCACGTTCTCCAAGACCTTCGCCCCGGGCCTGCGGGTGGGCTGGATCCTCGCCCCGCACGCGGTCCGCGACAAGCTGGTCATCGCCAGCGAGGCGCAGATCCTCTGCCCGAGCGGTTTCGCGCAGGCCGCCGTCTCCACCTACCTGGGCACCATGCCCTGGCGGGAGCAGCTCAAGATCTACCGGGAGGTCTACCGCGAGCGCCGGGACGCGCTGCTCGACGCGATGGCCGACCTGATGCCGTCCGGCACCACCTGGACCACGCCCGGCGGCGGCCTCTTCGTCTGGGCGACCCTGCCCGACGGGCTCGACGCCAAGGCGATGATGCCGCGGGCCGTCGCCGCCCGGGTCGCGTACGTGCCGGGCACCGGCTTCTACGCCGACGGCACGGGCACCGGCAACATGCGGCTCAACTTCTCCTTCCCGCCGCCCGAGCGGATCCGGGAGGGCGTCCGCCGGCTGTCCGGGGTGATGGAACAGGAGATCGCCATGCGGAAGGTCTTCGGGGCGGTCGCCGGCACCGGACCGCGCCGGCGGCAGGGCGGCTCCGACGCGCCCGGTCCCGACTTGGCATGA
- the sigM gene encoding RNA polymerase sigma factor SigM has translation MSRTPAIHDGPPAGSDLELLRAHVAGDRDAFTELFHRHRDRLWAVALRTIGDREEAADALQDAMLSAHRAAARFRGDSAVTTWLHRIVVNACLDRMRRRQTHATVPLPDGAHGDGGRHTGGVEPAAPVQDHDTALVVRQALAALPAEQRAALVLVDVQGYPVAEVARILGVAEGTVKSRCARGRARLAVLLGHLRTGSDDAPDVPRVTAGNHRPSQGVGSSSGRARPDASQEEP, from the coding sequence GTGAGCCGTACGCCGGCGATCCACGACGGCCCGCCGGCCGGTTCCGACCTGGAACTGCTCCGGGCCCACGTCGCGGGCGACCGGGACGCCTTCACCGAGCTGTTCCACAGGCACCGCGACCGGCTCTGGGCGGTGGCCCTGCGGACGATCGGTGACCGCGAGGAGGCGGCCGACGCGCTCCAGGACGCGATGCTGTCGGCGCACCGCGCCGCGGCCCGGTTCCGGGGCGACTCGGCGGTGACCACCTGGCTGCACCGGATCGTGGTCAACGCGTGCCTGGACCGGATGCGGCGGCGGCAGACCCACGCCACCGTCCCGCTGCCGGACGGCGCGCACGGCGACGGGGGACGACACACAGGTGGCGTGGAACCGGCCGCGCCGGTCCAGGACCACGACACCGCGCTCGTGGTCCGGCAGGCGCTCGCGGCCCTGCCGGCGGAGCAGCGGGCCGCGCTGGTCCTGGTCGACGTGCAGGGCTATCCGGTGGCCGAGGTGGCCCGGATCCTCGGTGTCGCCGAGGGGACGGTGAAGAGCCGGTGCGCCCGCGGCCGTGCTCGGCTCGCCGTGCTCCTGGGGCACCTGCGCACCGGGTCCGACGACGCCCCGGACGTGCCCCGCGTCACCGCGGGGAACCACCGGCCGTCCCAGGGCGTCGGATCCTCGTCGGGACGTGCCCGGCCGGACGCCAGCCAGGAGGAGCCGTGA
- a CDS encoding D-alanine--D-alanine ligase translates to MAVSPATPVTDPAADELHVLVLAGGLSYERDVSLRSGRRVLDALRTVGVEAELRDADIALLPALTADPPDAVVIALHGATGEDGSLRGVLDLCDAPYVGCDARSSRLAWDKPSAKAVLREAGIPTPDWVALPHDRFSELGAVAVLDRIVDRLGLPLMVKPAQGGSGLGAAVVREAASLPAAMVGCFAYDQTALVERYVPGMDVAVSVLDLGEGPRALPPVEIVPRNGVYDYAARYTAGRTTWHAPARLDDATTTRLTEVALAAHTALGLRDVSRVDLIVDAEGQPHVLEVNVSPGMTETSLLPLAIQAAGLDFGRVLGTLVNRAAARRSA, encoded by the coding sequence ATGGCCGTCAGCCCTGCCACACCCGTGACCGATCCCGCCGCCGACGAGCTGCACGTGCTGGTGCTCGCCGGCGGCCTCTCCTACGAGCGGGACGTGTCGCTCCGCTCCGGCCGCCGCGTACTCGACGCGCTGCGCACGGTAGGTGTGGAAGCGGAGCTGCGCGACGCCGACATCGCGCTGCTGCCCGCACTGACCGCCGACCCACCGGACGCGGTGGTGATCGCCCTGCACGGCGCCACCGGCGAGGACGGCTCGCTGCGGGGTGTGCTCGACCTCTGCGACGCGCCCTACGTCGGCTGCGACGCCCGTTCCTCCCGGCTGGCCTGGGACAAACCGTCGGCCAAGGCCGTGCTGCGCGAGGCCGGCATCCCCACGCCCGACTGGGTGGCGCTGCCGCACGACCGCTTCTCCGAGCTGGGCGCGGTCGCCGTCCTGGACCGGATCGTCGACCGCCTCGGCCTGCCGTTGATGGTCAAGCCGGCGCAGGGCGGGTCCGGCCTGGGCGCCGCCGTGGTCCGGGAGGCCGCGTCCCTGCCGGCCGCCATGGTCGGTTGTTTCGCGTACGACCAGACGGCGCTTGTGGAACGCTACGTGCCCGGGATGGACGTGGCGGTCTCGGTGCTCGACCTGGGCGAGGGCCCCCGGGCCCTGCCCCCGGTCGAGATCGTGCCCCGCAACGGCGTCTACGACTACGCCGCCCGCTACACGGCCGGCCGCACCACCTGGCACGCGCCCGCCCGGCTCGACGACGCGACCACCACGCGGCTGACCGAGGTGGCGCTCGCCGCGCACACCGCGCTCGGCCTGCGCGATGTCTCCCGCGTCGACCTGATCGTCGACGCGGAGGGCCAGCCGCACGTGCTGGAGGTGAACGTCTCTCCCGGCATGACGGAGACGTCGCTGCTGCCACTGGCCATCCAGGCGGCCGGGCTCGACTTCGGCCGGGTCCTCGGCACCTTGGTGAACCGGGCCGCCGCCCGCCGCTCGGCCTGA
- a CDS encoding ParB/RepB/Spo0J family partition protein: MKNRPRGGLGRGLGALIPTGPAPGTDPATGEGETTRTTVPAPAVAGATAAVTGAVGGGGTAPAAEPEPASGYELSPVPGARFAEIPVDAIVPNPKQPRHVFDEEALEELKTSIQEVGFLQPIVVRQLDEEKYELVMGERRWRAAQAVGRENIPAIVRDTKDDAMLRDALLENIHRANLNPLEEAAAYQQLLEEFGATHEELARRIGRSRPQISNTIRLMNLPGAVQRRVAAGVLSAGHARALLSLDDSESQEKLATRIVAEGISVRGTEELVALALAEGPAKAPAAQRRTKAHAPALSDLADRLSDRFDTRVKVDIGRSKGKITIEFATVDDLERIVGIIGVGQEEQPEG; the protein is encoded by the coding sequence ATGAAGAACCGTCCTCGGGGCGGTCTGGGCCGAGGGCTCGGCGCCCTGATCCCCACCGGGCCGGCACCGGGCACCGATCCGGCGACCGGCGAGGGGGAAACCACCCGTACGACCGTTCCGGCTCCTGCGGTCGCCGGCGCGACCGCCGCCGTGACCGGTGCGGTCGGAGGCGGCGGGACGGCCCCGGCCGCCGAGCCCGAGCCCGCGTCCGGGTACGAGCTGAGCCCGGTGCCCGGCGCCCGCTTCGCCGAGATCCCGGTCGACGCCATCGTGCCGAACCCGAAGCAGCCCCGACACGTCTTCGACGAAGAGGCGCTGGAGGAGTTGAAGACCTCGATCCAGGAGGTCGGCTTCCTCCAGCCGATCGTCGTCCGGCAGCTCGACGAGGAGAAGTACGAACTCGTCATGGGCGAGCGGCGCTGGCGTGCCGCCCAGGCGGTCGGCCGGGAGAACATTCCCGCCATCGTCCGGGACACCAAGGACGACGCGATGCTCCGGGACGCCCTGCTGGAGAACATCCACCGCGCCAACCTGAACCCGCTCGAAGAGGCGGCGGCCTACCAGCAGCTCCTGGAGGAGTTCGGGGCCACACACGAGGAGCTGGCGCGGCGCATCGGCCGCAGCCGGCCGCAGATCTCCAACACGATCCGGCTGATGAACCTCCCCGGCGCCGTGCAGCGCCGGGTCGCCGCCGGGGTGCTCTCCGCCGGTCACGCCCGGGCGTTGCTCAGCCTCGACGACTCCGAGTCCCAGGAGAAGCTCGCCACGCGGATCGTCGCCGAGGGCATATCGGTACGCGGGACCGAGGAGTTGGTGGCTCTGGCGCTCGCTGAGGGGCCGGCAAAGGCGCCTGCCGCCCAACGCCGGACCAAGGCCCACGCCCCGGCGCTCTCCGATCTCGCGGACCGGCTCTCCGACCGGTTCGACACCCGGGTGAAGGTCGACATCGGCCGGAGCAAGGGAAAGATCACGATCGAGTTCGCGACCGTCGACGACCTGGAGCGGATCGTCGGCATCATCGGGGTGGGCCAGGAGGAACAACCCGAGGGCTAG
- a CDS encoding GNAT family N-acetyltransferase, translating to MSRRLVSLTLDTLEDLPGSCRRCVYWELDPVSAERACAAGDPGLEKEAWVSQTLLEWGSCGKLVYVDGMPAGFVMYAPPAYVPRSMAFPTSPVSADAALLMTAHVVPAFADGGLGRMLVQGVARDLTKRGIKAIEAFGDAKFGDDGDGPVRACVAPADFFLSVGFKTVRPHPRYPRLRLELRTALSWKSDVEYALEKLLGSMSPETLLRPVRPAPATRSMS from the coding sequence ATGTCGCGACGTCTGGTCAGCCTGACCCTGGACACCCTGGAGGACCTTCCCGGATCCTGCCGGCGGTGCGTCTACTGGGAGCTGGATCCGGTCTCCGCGGAGCGGGCCTGCGCGGCCGGTGACCCCGGGCTGGAGAAGGAGGCCTGGGTCTCCCAGACGCTGCTGGAGTGGGGTTCCTGCGGCAAGCTGGTCTACGTCGACGGCATGCCTGCCGGTTTCGTCATGTACGCGCCGCCCGCGTACGTTCCGCGTTCGATGGCCTTTCCCACGTCGCCGGTCTCCGCGGACGCGGCGTTGCTGATGACGGCGCACGTGGTCCCCGCCTTCGCCGACGGCGGCCTGGGCCGGATGCTGGTGCAGGGCGTGGCCCGGGATCTCACCAAGCGCGGCATCAAGGCGATCGAGGCGTTCGGCGACGCGAAGTTCGGCGACGACGGGGACGGGCCGGTCCGGGCCTGCGTCGCGCCGGCCGACTTCTTCCTGTCGGTGGGCTTCAAGACGGTCCGCCCGCATCCGCGCTACCCGCGCCTGCGGCTGGAGTTGCGTACTGCGTTGAGCTGGAAGTCCGACGTGGAGTACGCGCTGGAGAAGCTCCTCGGGTCGATGAGCCCGGAAACGTTGCTGCGGCCGGTCCGTCCGGCGCCCGCCACCCGCTCGATGAGCTGA
- the murJ gene encoding murein biosynthesis integral membrane protein MurJ, with translation MSGGGLYRSANAHDGGLPPDDGATFISAEPLNQPGVEAVAPPQEVVAETSAAANSAVMAVGSLVSRGTGFIRNLMIGAALGGALVGDAFTTAQFLPNQVYEFLLGGVLTSVLIPVLVRRRRTDPDRGEAYSQRLLTLAVLALAATVLIALVAAPALTAIYAGGKDENYRGLVTGLSYLMLPMLFFTGVSALIAAVLNTRGHFAAPMWAPILNNLVVIGVCALYIAVFGAKLIQPDEMGWSRILLIGGGMLLGVAVQTAGLLPALRKVGFRWRWRFDFRTLGLRELARLGGWMFCYVGVNQLGLFVVVNLLTRAAGGDNAGLLIYNNVFLLLMMANGIIAVSIITALMPRMSAAAAEGRFGDLTADLSRGTRMVTAVLAPIAVCYAVLAAPISVVVFRYGAFTGANAVATSTVLLVAALALVPFAVSQLFTFAFYALPDTRTPALINIPVVILRVLLQVGLFLIFSNTFAASGMMLGNAVSYLAAAIISAMLLRPRVGRIGLGRIMGTLGRVVVAALGAALAGVLVVAVLPGDPEQLSWFAAAAQLVIGGAVIGGTYLGLAMLLRIGEITEVVGMVRRRLGR, from the coding sequence ATGAGCGGCGGCGGGCTCTACCGCAGCGCGAACGCGCACGACGGCGGCCTGCCGCCGGACGACGGCGCCACCTTCATCTCGGCGGAGCCGCTGAACCAGCCGGGCGTCGAGGCGGTCGCGCCGCCCCAGGAGGTGGTCGCCGAGACCAGCGCCGCCGCGAACAGCGCGGTGATGGCGGTCGGCAGCCTGGTCAGCCGGGGTACGGGGTTCATCCGCAACCTGATGATCGGGGCCGCGCTCGGTGGCGCGCTCGTCGGTGACGCGTTCACCACGGCTCAGTTCCTGCCGAACCAGGTCTACGAGTTCCTGCTCGGCGGCGTGCTCACGAGCGTGCTGATCCCGGTGCTTGTCCGACGGCGCAGGACCGACCCGGACCGGGGCGAGGCATACTCCCAGCGGCTGCTCACGCTTGCCGTGCTGGCGCTGGCCGCCACCGTGCTGATCGCCCTGGTCGCGGCCCCCGCCCTGACCGCGATCTACGCGGGCGGCAAGGACGAGAACTACCGCGGCCTGGTCACCGGCCTGTCGTACCTGATGCTGCCGATGCTGTTCTTCACCGGCGTGAGCGCGTTGATCGCCGCGGTGCTGAACACCCGTGGGCACTTCGCCGCCCCGATGTGGGCGCCGATCCTGAACAACCTGGTGGTCATCGGCGTCTGCGCGCTCTACATCGCGGTCTTCGGCGCGAAACTGATCCAGCCCGACGAGATGGGCTGGAGCCGGATCCTGCTGATCGGTGGCGGCATGCTGCTCGGCGTCGCGGTCCAGACCGCCGGCCTGCTGCCCGCGCTGCGCAAGGTCGGTTTCCGGTGGCGGTGGCGGTTCGACTTCCGCACGCTCGGCCTGCGTGAGCTGGCCCGGCTCGGCGGCTGGATGTTCTGCTACGTCGGGGTCAACCAGCTCGGTCTCTTCGTGGTGGTCAACCTGCTCACCCGGGCCGCCGGCGGCGACAACGCCGGCCTGTTGATCTACAACAACGTCTTCCTGCTGCTGATGATGGCGAACGGCATCATCGCGGTGTCGATCATCACCGCGCTGATGCCCCGGATGAGCGCGGCTGCCGCCGAGGGCCGCTTCGGTGACCTCACCGCCGACCTGTCCCGGGGCACCCGGATGGTCACCGCGGTGCTGGCCCCGATCGCGGTCTGCTACGCCGTGCTGGCCGCCCCGATCTCCGTCGTGGTGTTCCGCTACGGCGCCTTCACCGGCGCGAACGCGGTGGCCACCTCGACGGTGCTGCTGGTCGCGGCGCTCGCGCTGGTGCCGTTCGCGGTCAGCCAGCTCTTCACGTTCGCCTTCTACGCGCTGCCGGACACCCGCACCCCCGCGCTGATCAACATCCCGGTGGTGATCCTGCGCGTACTGCTCCAGGTGGGCCTCTTCCTGATCTTTTCGAACACGTTCGCGGCGTCCGGGATGATGCTCGGCAACGCCGTGTCGTACCTGGCCGCGGCGATCATCTCGGCCATGCTGCTGCGGCCCCGGGTGGGCCGGATCGGCCTGGGCCGGATCATGGGCACCCTCGGTCGGGTGGTGGTGGCCGCGCTCGGCGCCGCGTTGGCAGGTGTGCTCGTGGTCGCGGTGCTCCCGGGCGACCCGGAGCAGTTGAGCTGGTTCGCCGCCGCGGCCCAACTCGTGATCGGCGGCGCGGTGATCGGCGGTACCTACCTCGGGCTGGCCATGCTGCTGCGGATCGGTGAGATCACCGAAGTGGTGGGGATGGTGCGGCGGCGACTCGGGCGCTGA
- the trxB gene encoding thioredoxin-disulfide reductase — translation MDEVRNLIIIGSGPAGYTAAVYAARANLKPLVIEGVQSGGALMTTTEVENFPGFADGILGPELMDNMRKQAERFGAEFLTDDVTRVELKDTGEIGSDAVSTVWVGETAYRARAVILSTGSAWRPLGVPGEQEYLGHGVSSCATCDGFFFRNQHIVVVGGGDSAMEEASFLTRFAESVTIIHRRDSFRASKIMAERALGNEKIKVEWNTTVEEILGDDGKVSGVRVRDVHTGETKVLDVTGVFVAIGHDPRSELFRGQVALDDEGYVQVQAPSTRTSLPGVFAAGDVVDHTYRQAITAAGTGCAAALDAERFIATLQD, via the coding sequence GTGGACGAGGTCCGCAACCTGATCATCATCGGCTCCGGCCCGGCCGGCTACACCGCGGCGGTCTATGCCGCGCGCGCCAACCTCAAGCCGCTGGTGATCGAGGGCGTGCAGTCCGGTGGCGCGCTGATGACCACCACCGAGGTGGAAAACTTCCCCGGCTTCGCGGACGGCATCCTCGGCCCCGAGCTGATGGACAACATGCGCAAGCAGGCCGAGCGGTTCGGTGCCGAGTTCCTCACCGACGACGTGACCCGGGTCGAGCTGAAGGACACCGGCGAGATCGGTTCCGACGCGGTGAGCACCGTCTGGGTGGGCGAGACCGCCTACCGGGCGCGGGCGGTCATCCTCTCCACCGGCTCGGCCTGGCGCCCGCTGGGCGTGCCGGGCGAGCAGGAATACCTCGGCCACGGCGTGTCGTCCTGTGCCACCTGTGACGGCTTCTTCTTCCGCAACCAGCACATCGTGGTGGTCGGCGGCGGCGACTCGGCAATGGAGGAGGCGAGCTTCCTCACCCGCTTCGCCGAGTCGGTGACGATCATCCACCGCCGCGACTCGTTCCGGGCCAGCAAGATCATGGCCGAGCGGGCGCTCGGCAACGAGAAGATCAAGGTCGAGTGGAACACCACGGTCGAGGAGATCCTCGGCGACGACGGCAAGGTCAGCGGCGTACGGGTGCGCGACGTGCACACCGGCGAGACCAAGGTGCTCGACGTCACGGGTGTCTTCGTGGCGATCGGCCACGACCCGCGCAGCGAGCTGTTCCGCGGTCAGGTGGCACTCGACGACGAGGGGTACGTACAGGTGCAGGCGCCGAGCACCCGCACCAGCCTGCCCGGCGTCTTCGCCGCCGGCGACGTGGTCGACCACACCTACCGGCAGGCCATCACGGCGGCCGGCACCGGCTGTGCCGCCGCGCTCGACGCCGAGCGTTTCATCGCCACCCTGCAAGACTGA